The window GCGGCCTTTGAACTGTGGGCCTTGCGGTCCAGCGACCACGCGTCCGTCCGGGGTCCGGATCTCACCGGCGAGCCGGTCCTGGACGTACTCCCGGAGCCGTTCGTTGGTCAGCAGCTTGGCGGCTTTCGGCCGGCGGGCTCGACGTTCGGCATGCCACTGCGCCGTCGACGCCTTGTAATCAAGGTGGTAGGCCCTGGTCGAGGCGTTGCGCCGCAGTCCCCGTGACACCGTCGACGGGTCCCGGCCCATTGCCCGGGCGATCTCTCGCACGCCCATACCCCGGGCCTTCATGAGGGCGATGTCCTCACGCTCACTGAACGACAGATACCGGCCCGACACCGTCGCGGCGAGTCCAGGATTCACGCCGCCAGCGTGCCGGAACCACCGGAACGCGACCGGCGCCGACACGCCCGCCGTCGCGGCCGCGTCCTCGGTCATCACACCCGACTTGATCGCGGCCCAGAACTTGACCCGGTCCTCCCGCCACGCCACCGTCGGACGCCCCGGCCACGGGATCTGACCCCGGTATGCCCGAACCCGCTTCTGCCTCGGCCCATAAGCCATGGCCCCACCCCTCTGACGAGGTGTTGCAACGACCGGTTGAATCCATGCTCCCCGCCCTGATCGCTGTGGAAGATCACCCCGGCCACGTCACCACCGCGGACTGAGCTTCCCCTCGTACCGTGGAGACATCGCCTTAAAGGATTGGTGACTGGCGATGGCGGAGACACGGCGAAGGTTTGATCAGGACTTCAGAGACGGTGCGGTGCGGCTGGTCCGGGAGACCGGTAAGCCGATCGCGCAGGTGGCCCGGGATCTGGGGATCAAGGACGGGACCCTGGCGAACTGGGTGGCCCTGGACCGGCACCGCCGAGAGAACGCGCCCGGCGACGGCCTCGGTGAGCACGAGCGGGCTGAACTGGCCCGGTTGCGGCGGGAGAACGCCGAGCTGCGGATGCGGTGTGATGTGCTCAAGCGCAGTCTGGCCCTCTGGGTCGAGGACTCGATGATCCGGTAGTCATGGCCGGGTTCATCGCCGCCCAGAGGGCACAGCACGGTATCCCGCACGCGACCGCGTGCCGGGCACTCGGCGTGTCGTCGGCCTGGCTGAACAAGTGGCTGCACGGTGACGGCTCGCTGCGCCGGGCCCGCCGTCAGGCGCTGACCACACTGGTCATCGCACTGTTTCACCGGCGTAAGGGTCGTTACAGCTCCCCGCGGATCACCGAAGATCTGCGGGGCGATGGGCTGGAAGGTCAGCGTGAACACGATCGCTGCGATCATGGCCGAGCAGCACCTGGTCGCCCGGCCGAAGCCGCGCCGCCGGAACCTGACCATGCCGGACAAGTCCGCGCGGAAGGCTCCCGACCTGCTCAACCGCGACTTCAGCCCGCCGCCGGAGCCGAACACGGTGTGGGTCGGTGATCTCACCGAGATCCCGTGCGAGCAGGGCAGGTTCTATCTCGCGACCGTGCTGGACCTGCACTCGCGCCGAGTGGTCGGGTTCGCCATGGGCGCTCGTCACGATGCGGCTCTGGCCACGGCCGCGTTGCAGGTCGCGATCGCGGTCCGCGGTGTTGACGTGGCCGGGGTGATCTTCCACAGCGATCAGGGCGGGGAGGGCGGATTCAAGTGGTCGTCGCAACACCCTGATCGAGGGGTGTGTCATGGGAAGACCTCCGGGCTGGACAACGGCGATGACGGGCAGGCCGGCGTTGCGGTCGCCGGGCCGTCCGGGCGTGAACGAGCACCGGGAGGTGCGGCGGCAGTTCTGGCTGCGGATCGCTGAAGGGCTGTCGAGTGAGGAGGCTGCCGCGGCGTGCGGTGTGTCGCAGCCCGTAGGCGGGCGCTGGTTTCGCCAGGGTGGCGGTATGCCACCTTTGTCGCTCGCGCCGCTGTCGGGCCGGTATCTGTCCTTCGCTGAGCGTGAGGAGATCGCCCTGCTCAAAGCGCAGGACAAGGGCGTGCGCGAGATCAGCCGGGCGGTGGGCCGTGACGCGTCGACGATCTCGCGGGAGCTGCGCCGCAACGCGGCGACCAGGGGTGGTCGCATCGACTACCGTGCGGTGAATGCGCAGTGGCACGCCGAGCGGCGTGGCCGCCGCCCGAAGGTTGCGAAGCTGGCGGTCAACGAGCGGCTTCGTGACTACGTGCAGGAACGGCTCGCCGGGGCGATCACCGATGGTGAGGGCCGGCCGATCCCCGGCCCGAACGTCCCGTGGAAAGGCCGCCGGCATGGCCGTCGCGCGGATCGGCGCTGGGGAACGGCATGGAGCCCGGAGCAGATCAGCCGCCGGCTTCGGCGGGACTTCCCGGATGATGAGTCGATGCGAATCTCGCACGAGGCGATCTACCAGGCACTGTACGTCCAAGGACGAGGCGCGTTGCGTCGGGAGCTGACGGCGTGCTTGCGGACCGGCCGGGCGTTGCGGGCGCCGAGAGCACGCACACGCCGCCGCGGGAAGCACTTCGTCAGCCCCGAGGTCATGATCAGCCAGCGGCCGCCGGAGGTCGCCGATCGGGCGATTCCCGGGCACTGGGAGGGCGATCTGATCATCGGCCTCGAGAAGTCCGCGATCGGCACGCTGGTCGAGCGGACCACACGGTTCACGATGCTGCTGCATCTTCCCCGGATGGAAGGACATGGTCAGCAGCCTGTCGTGAAGAACGGTCCACCGCTGGCCGGGCACGGCGCCGAGGCCGTGCGCGACGCGATCGCGGAGCAGATCCTCACCCTGCCCGAGCAACTGCGACGCTCGTTGACCTGGGACCAAGGGGCCGAGATGGCCCAGCATGTCCAACTGCGACTGGACACCGGCCTCGACGTCTACTTCTGCGACCCGCACAGTCCTTGGCAACGCGGAACGAACGAGAACACCAACGGCCTGCTGCGCCAGTACTTCCCGAAGGGGACCGACCTATCACGACACACCGTCAGCGACCTCAACGCCATCGCCGCCGCACTCAACGGCCGACCGCGCAAAATGCTGGAATGGAAAACTCCTGCTGAAGCCTTCGAGGAGCATCTAAGATCGCTCCAGAGAGCCAGTGTTGCAACGACTCCTTGAACCTAAGGAGTACACCGGAAATCTGTTCAAGGCGGCCTGCCGGCGGGCGAAGGTACGCCAGTCGATGGGCCGTACCGGATCGGCCCTCGACAACGCGGTCGCCGAGTCGTTCAACTCGACCTTGGAGTTCGAGTTGCTCGCCGGCGCCGGCCGCGGCTCTCGTACGGCTTCCGCGGGCTGTGCAGCTGGCCCTCACAGACCGGGCATGGCCGGACAACCGGCTCCTCGTACGACCATCCCGGCTCAGTGAACCGCCTACTCGCCGCAGATACCCGCACCCGCCACCGCTCCAAGTACCAGCTGCTCCACCGCGCCCGTTCCGCTCACCCACGAACCCCCATCCACCCCGGCACAGAGACGGACTTCACTATAGGCGCGCAGATCCTACGAGTGATGGACGGCAGGCTCCGCGGGTCTGGCACCTACTCGCAGCAGTAGGGGCTCATCCAGCAGGTGGCAGTCGGAGGGCGCACGTATTTTGCTACACCACCGGTCTCTAGACCATGACTGCAGTCAGAGCCTCGACTCTTCCTCTCCTCGTGCCCGCCCGGCGGCAACGGCGATATTCGTGCCTCATCGGCTCCGGAGTGTCGCGGTCACTTCGTCTAGCATTGCGAACGTGAGGAAAACACGGTCCAACTCATTAGCCGATGTCAAAGTCAAGACGGATCTCGTTTCGGCAGCGCGCAGCGGCGCAAGCATGACGGGATGCGGATTCAACGCCGCGGTCAACGGCACAGCGAATCCCAGCAGTCACCGCGGTGGAACGCTCGTTTTCGACAATTCCGGCGACTGGGACTCCACCGATCCAGGCAACTCCTACGTCGCCTACGCGTGGAACTTCGCCCGTCTGTATACACGCACCCTGACCACGTACTCGGCGAAAGCGGGTTCGGGCGCAGAGGAACTGGTGCCGGACCTGGCTCGCGATCTCGGCGAGGTCAGCCCCGACCGGCGCACGTGGACGTACCGGCTCAAGCCGAATCTTCGGATGGAAGACGGCGAGTTGATCACCTCATACATGATCAAACACGCTGTCGAGCGGAGCGCCAGCTATTCCGACACGCTTCCCATCGGGCCGGTGTACTGGCGCACCTTCCTCGCCTCCTTCGGGGATTCAGGCGAGGACACCTCCGGGACGGGCGAACAGGTCGGTATTTCCACTCCCGACCCGTTGACTATCGTATTCCACCTCAGAAGGCCTATGGCGGAGTTCGACCATCTGGTTAGCATGCCACAAACCGCCCCAGTCCCGCCCGCCAAGGACACGGGTACCGAATACTACAGGCATCCGTTGTCCAGTGGACCCTACATGTTTGACCATTACGTTACCGGAAAGCAGTTGACACTGGTTAGAAATCCTCAATGGGACCCGTCAACCGATCCGGCCCGGAAGCAACTAGTCGACAAGATCGTCGTCAATCTGAACGTCGATGCCGACGAAATCGACGAGAGACTTTTCACGGGCAGATCTCACTTGGCGGTGGAAGGCGGCGGTGTCCAGCACCGTGGTCAGGCGAGGATCATGGCAAGTCCCGCACTCAGGAGCAATGCCGATAACCCGACCAACGGCTTCGTCTGGTACGCAGCCATCAACACCGTCATTCCACCTCTCGACAACGTTCACTGCCGGCGTGCCGTGCTGTATGCAGCCGACCACGTCGCACTCCAGGAAGCCTTCGGCGGCTCCGCCGGTGGCGAGATCGTATCCACCATGCTGCCGCAGACAATTCCGGGAGCCCCACCCGAGACCTTTGACCCCTACGGCTTCCACAGCAAGCCGCGCGGAGATCTGAAGAAGGCCGCAGCTGCTCTGGCCGAGGGCGGCTGCCCTGACGGATTTGCCACCGCCATCTCATTCCGGAACAACCGGCCGAAGGAACAGGCCGCAGCCGAGGCGCTAAGGGATTCACTGGCCCGCGTCGGTATCAAGGCGGACCTTCTCGGCTATCCGTCTGGCGAGATCGACGTATATCCGGGTACGCCCGCCTTCGTGCACGAGAACAACCTCGGCATCAACATCACTGGCTGGGGATCCGACTGGCCGTCCGGGTTCGGTTTTCTTCACGCGATCTGCCATGGGGATGCCATCCTGCCGACCAGCAACTCCAACATATCTGAGTTGAACGATCCGCTGGTAAACGCGCTGCTCGATGTGGTGATGACGATCGAGAGCGCCACGGAACGCCACGACATCTATCGCAGAGTGGCCGAGAGAATCACTGAGCAGGCGGCATTTCTTCCGATTGTCCATTCACGGTCATTAGTTTTCCGGAACCCGGATGTCACCAACGTCCGAGTCAGCTCGGCCCTGCAGATGCACGACTATGCGGTGATGGGATTACGTCCTGCCTCGAAAACGGATGAAACCACTCGCTGATCGCTGCGCCGGGCAACGGCAGCCCTCACGGCCGTTTCGACATCATCCGGTGCGGCCGAGGATGGTGAATGGCCCGGCGTGGCCGCTGGACCCAGCACCATCGCCACAGACCTTCTGCTTGAATCCGTCGATCAGGCAGGTGTCAGGCAGAATCGCGTAGAGGGACAGGTCGCAGCGCTGCCCGGCACGATTCTTCGCCTTCGAGCGCATGACGCCCTCCAGGACAGCGCCGGCGCGTTCGGCCGCCTTCCGCGAGCCGATATTCTCGGGCTCGATCAATAGCTCCAGCCGCGCCAAGCCGACCTCGCCCAACGCCCATGATGCGAGCATGGCAATGGACGCGGTCGCAACGCCACGACGTCGGGCTGCCGGAGCGATCCAGTAGCCGACCTCGCCGACCATGTCCTCAGCATCGATGGCGACCAAACCCACGGAGCCGAGGACTTCCGCGCTGTGTGAGTCGGTCACGGCGAACGCCGCCCCGGCTCCGTCCGACCATGAGCGGGGAGCGTGAAGTCCCGTGAACTCGGCGGCGTGCCCGCGCTCATACGGCACGGGGATACGGGTCCAATACTGAATGTCAGGATCCTGGCAAATGCGATACACGATGGCCGCATCATTGGGATGCCACGGGCGCAGTGTCACCCTGTCACCGAACAGGACTGGTTGCACACTTGGCCAGCTGGGCGACTTCGGCTCCTCGGCCACCGCCACTCCGCGCCCCATCGTTTCCATTCACCAGATTATACCGCTACCGAAATCAGCGTCCCTTTTGCGGCGGCGGCCACACCGAACGCCAGCGATCTCAGACGATCGCCGTCCACCACATGACAATCGCCCCTCCGAAAGGCGCAACCGCCAGCCTCTCACGGGGTCCACCAGACCGGGGCCAACGCCCGGACCAGGGTGATCGCCGACGCGGCGGCGAGGCTCCAGAGGACGACCGTGCGGAATCGGGACGGGTCGGTGAGGCGGGCGACAGCCGGTCGCCGGCCCACCAGCCGGCG of the Actinoplanes sichuanensis genome contains:
- a CDS encoding ABC transporter substrate-binding protein; this translates as MRKTRSNSLADVKVKTDLVSAARSGASMTGCGFNAAVNGTANPSSHRGGTLVFDNSGDWDSTDPGNSYVAYAWNFARLYTRTLTTYSAKAGSGAEELVPDLARDLGEVSPDRRTWTYRLKPNLRMEDGELITSYMIKHAVERSASYSDTLPIGPVYWRTFLASFGDSGEDTSGTGEQVGISTPDPLTIVFHLRRPMAEFDHLVSMPQTAPVPPAKDTGTEYYRHPLSSGPYMFDHYVTGKQLTLVRNPQWDPSTDPARKQLVDKIVVNLNVDADEIDERLFTGRSHLAVEGGGVQHRGQARIMASPALRSNADNPTNGFVWYAAINTVIPPLDNVHCRRAVLYAADHVALQEAFGGSAGGEIVSTMLPQTIPGAPPETFDPYGFHSKPRGDLKKAAAALAEGGCPDGFATAISFRNNRPKEQAAAEALRDSLARVGIKADLLGYPSGEIDVYPGTPAFVHENNLGINITGWGSDWPSGFGFLHAICHGDAILPTSNSNISELNDPLVNALLDVVMTIESATERHDIYRRVAERITEQAAFLPIVHSRSLVFRNPDVTNVRVSSALQMHDYAVMGLRPASKTDETTR
- a CDS encoding GNAT family N-acetyltransferase: METMGRGVAVAEEPKSPSWPSVQPVLFGDRVTLRPWHPNDAAIVYRICQDPDIQYWTRIPVPYERGHAAEFTGLHAPRSWSDGAGAAFAVTDSHSAEVLGSVGLVAIDAEDMVGEVGYWIAPAARRRGVATASIAMLASWALGEVGLARLELLIEPENIGSRKAAERAGAVLEGVMRSKAKNRAGQRCDLSLYAILPDTCLIDGFKQKVCGDGAGSSGHAGPFTILGRTG
- a CDS encoding transposase, producing the protein MAETRRRFDQDFRDGAVRLVRETGKPIAQVARDLGIKDGTLANWVALDRHRRENAPGDGLGEHERAELARLRRENAELRMRCDVLKRSLALWVEDSMIR
- a CDS encoding IS30 family transposase; the protein is MTGRPALRSPGRPGVNEHREVRRQFWLRIAEGLSSEEAAAACGVSQPVGGRWFRQGGGMPPLSLAPLSGRYLSFAEREEIALLKAQDKGVREISRAVGRDASTISRELRRNAATRGGRIDYRAVNAQWHAERRGRRPKVAKLAVNERLRDYVQERLAGAITDGEGRPIPGPNVPWKGRRHGRRADRRWGTAWSPEQISRRLRRDFPDDESMRISHEAIYQALYVQGRGALRRELTACLRTGRALRAPRARTRRRGKHFVSPEVMISQRPPEVADRAIPGHWEGDLIIGLEKSAIGTLVERTTRFTMLLHLPRMEGHGQQPVVKNGPPLAGHGAEAVRDAIAEQILTLPEQLRRSLTWDQGAEMAQHVQLRLDTGLDVYFCDPHSPWQRGTNENTNGLLRQYFPKGTDLSRHTVSDLNAIAAALNGRPRKMLEWKTPAEAFEEHLRSLQRASVATTP
- a CDS encoding DDE-type integrase/transposase/recombinase: MNTIAAIMAEQHLVARPKPRRRNLTMPDKSARKAPDLLNRDFSPPPEPNTVWVGDLTEIPCEQGRFYLATVLDLHSRRVVGFAMGARHDAALATAALQVAIAVRGVDVAGVIFHSDQGGEGGFKWSSQHPDRGVCHGKTSGLDNGDDGQAGVAVAGPSGRERAPGGAAAVLAADR